One region of Chrysemys picta bellii isolate R12L10 chromosome 21, ASM1138683v2, whole genome shotgun sequence genomic DNA includes:
- the EXOSC10 gene encoding exosome complex component 10 encodes MAAAGGLGSRSAAVQTGQIMDTGSGGATEELPGGCSDTVLPGFRDADSFVKHALGTVVAATKASNGLPQPGDEYDFYRSFPGFRAYCETQGDRLLHCMSKVMQYHGCRSHIKDRSKATELEDKFDLLVDSNDVILERVGILLDEAAGVNKNQQPILPAGMQLPKTIVSSWNRKSGESHRTKSETFRLLHAKNITRPQLKFREKIDNSNTPFVPKLFVKPNALKPLPEALAKSRRERKERPEDLDVPAALADFLHQQRTQQTEQDMFAHPYQYELEHFVPPDEALEKPQLQMYRPVEDTPCHFISTLDELVELNEKLVSCKEFAVDLEHHSYRSFLGLTCLMQISTRMEDFIIDTLELRSDMYILNEAFTDPAIVKVLHGADSDVEWLQKDFGLYLVNMFDTHQAARLLNLGRHSLDHLLKLYCHVETDKRYQLADWRIRPLPEEMIQYARDDTHYLLYIYDKVREALWERGNGQPTQLQVVWQRSKDICLKKYIKPIFSEDTYLELYRRQKKHLNTQQLTAFKLLFAWRDKMARQEDESTGYVLPNHMLLKIAEELPKEPQGIIACCNPIPPLVRQQINEMHLLIQQAREMPLLKSETATAVKKKGSLPNPEKLENHLFGPHDNSRVPLDDIQNLSVLEPAPVLECGSLFSDSEGEMDGTRILPNSTCLVATATISIFSEPDVDEGNEKNLTVAQQKAQRIMESFENPFRMYLPSEQNPAHISQSAKFDPSSKIYEISNRWKLMSQAQLQKEAKEEAKKKAVQQRAAREQVQKECKATAENIVSVRQQAVQEQASKKRERITSEPGTETPKQEKKRPKASQQPEEQEMPKQFTPFDYSKSNFKVFAGNSKSKQSSQFDPAKQAHTGKKFSGANKLQHPAGNKSMSYLAGKSDRGSRHSWPKR; translated from the exons CATGCACTTGGCACTGTGGTGGCTGCTACTAAGGCATCTAATGGGCTCCCTCAGCCTGGAGATGAATATGACTTCTATCGCAGTTTTCCTGGATTCCGGGCATACTGTGAAACGCAAGGTGACAGGCTGCTTCACTG TATGAGCAAGGTGATGCAGTATCATGGCTGTCGCAGTCACATCAAGGATCGCAGCAAAGCAACAGAGCTGGAAGATAAATTTGATTTGCTGGTTGACTCCAATGATGTCATTCTTGAAAGAGTG GGTATTTTACTGGATGAAGCAGCAGGAGTGAACAAGAACCAGCAGCCTATCCTCCCTGCAGGGATGCAGCTCCCAAAGACAATTGTTTCCAGCTGGAACCGTAAG aGTGGAGAATCCCACAGAACAAAGTCTGAAACCTTCCGATTGCTACATGCCAAGAATATCACTCGACCACAGCTCAAATTTCGAGAGAAGATTGACAATTCCAACACTCCCTTTGTACCTAAGCTTTTTGTCAAACCCAACGCTCTGAAACCGCTGCCTGAAG CACTCGCAAAAAGCAGGCGGGAGCGAAAGGAGCGTCCTGAGGACTTGGATGTACCGGCTGCTCTAGCCGATTTCCTCCATCAACAGAGAACTCAGCAGACTGAACAAGACAT GTTTGCTCATCCTTACCAGTATGAACTGGAGCACTTTGTTCCACCAGATGAAGCTCTCGAGAAACCACAACTCCAG ATGTACAGGCCTGTTGAGGACACACCCTGCCATTTTATCTCCACCCTGGATGAGTTGGTAGAACTGAACGAAAAGCTTGTAAGCTGCAAAGAATTTGCTGTGGATTTGGAG CACCATTCCTATAGGAGTTTCCTGGGCTTGACATGTCTGATGCAGATTTCCACCCGGATGGAAGATTTCATTATTGACACTCTGGAGCTACGTAGTGACATGTATATTTTGAATGAGGCCTTCACGGACCCTGCTATTGTGAAG GTCCTTCATGGTGCCGACTCAGATGTGGAGTGGCTACAGAAAGATTTCGGTCTGTACTTAGTGAACATGTTTGATACTCACCAGGCTGCCCGTCTCCTCAACCTTGGCAGGCACTCCCTGGACCACCTGCTAAAACTCTATTGCCATGTGGAAACTGACAAGCGGTATCAGCTGGCTGACTGGAGGATTCG CCCTTTGCCAGAGGAAATGATCCAGTACGCCCGAGACGACACTCACTACCTGCTCTACATTTATGATAAAGTGAGAGAGGCACTATGGGAGAGAGGAAATGGACAGCCCACTCAGCTGCAGGTGGTGTGGCAGCGCAGCAAGGACATCTGCCTGAAG AAATACATCAAACCCATCTTCTCAGAGGACACCTATCTTGAGCTCTACAGGAGGCAGAAAAAGCATCTCAACACGCAGCAGCTAACAGCTTTTAAATTGCTATTTGCCTGGAGGGACAAGATGGCACGCCAAGAGGATGAGAGTACAGG GTATGTGCTACCAAACCATATGCTACTGAAGATAGCAGAGGAGCTGCCCAA AGAACCCCAGGGCATCATTGCTTGCTGCAACCCGATCCCACCACTAGTCCGCCAACAGATCAACGAAATGCATCTCCTCATCCAACAGGCCCGAGAGATGCCTCTGCTCAAG tctgAAACTGCAACAGCGGTGAAGAAGAAAGGGTCTCTACCCAACCCAGAG AAGCTGGAGAATCATTTGTTTGGACCTCATGACAATTCACGCGTTCCTCTGGATGATATTCAGAACCTCTCAGTCTTAG AACCTGCACCAGTTCTGGAATGCGGGAGCCTCTTTTCGGACAGCGAGGGGGAGATGGACGGCACAAGGATATTACCCAATTCCACATGTCTTGTTGCTACAGCCACTATCAGTATATTCAGT GAGCCTGATGTGGATGAAGGGAATGAGAAGAACTTAACAGTTGCACAGCAGAAGGCTCAGCGCATAATGGAGTCCTTTGAAAATCCGTTTAGAATG TATCTGCCCTCAGAACAGAATCCTGCCCACATCTCACAATCAGCAAAGTTTGACCCATCATCAAAAATTTATGAA ATCAGCAATCGGTGGAAGTTGATGAGTCAGGCACAACTGCAGAAAGAGGCAAAGGAAGAAGCCAAAAAGAAAGCAGTACAGCAGAGAG CCGCTCGTGAACAGGTGCAGAAGGAGTGCAAAGCAACAGCAGAGAATATTGTCTCAGTCCGTCAGCAAGCTGTG CAGGAACAGGCCAGCAAGAAGAGGGAGAGAATCACCAGTGAACCAGGAACCGAGACACCAAAACAAGAGAAGAAACGGCCAAAAGCCTCCCAGCAGCCAGAGGAGCAGGAAATGCCAAAGCAGTTCACCCCCTTTGATTACAGCAAGTCTAACTTCAAGGTGTTCGCTG GAAACAGCAAATCCAAGCAGTCATCCCAGTTTGATCCAGCCAAGCAGGCCCACACAGGCAAG AAATTCTCTGGAGCCAACAAACTTCAGCACCCAGCTGGAAATAAAAGCATGTCCTACCTGGCTGGGAAAAGTGATCG GGGCTCCAGGCACAGCTGGCCAAAAAGATAG